One Tenebrio molitor chromosome 2, icTenMoli1.1, whole genome shotgun sequence genomic region harbors:
- the Vhl gene encoding protein Vhl — translation MDNLHSERSNEKAFVRFVNLTERTIEIVWINFTGSYVSYQLLEKGRFVDVNTYKKHPWIAIDHHTRDRLHIDKKFVYFPKTTREYLRERRPDREFPMEFERRIPAIVTIPVFSLRHTCLLGVRNMLRRPEDVDFLELPKKIECDLKQVIIQRNKEM, via the coding sequence ATGGACAATTTACACTCGGAGAGAAGCAACGAAAAAGCTTTCGTTCGTTTTGTCAACCTGACCGAAAGAACTATCGAAATTGTGTGGATCAACTTTACTGGGTCTTATGTTAGTTATCAACTGCTCGAGAAAGGGCGGTTCGTCGATGTGAACACTTATAAGAAGCACCCCTGGATCGCTATAGACCACCACACCAGAGACAGACTGCACATCGACAAAAAGTTCGTGTACTTCCCCAAGACGACAAGAGAATACTTACGAGAGCGACGCCCAGACAGGGAGTTTCCGATGGAGTTTGAGAGAAGAATTCCCGCGATTGTGACGATTCCGGTGTTCAGTTTACGACACACGTGTCTACTGGGCGTGAGAAATATGCTGAGGCGACCGGAAGATGTGGATTTTTTGGAGTTgcccaaaaaaattgaatgtgatCTCAAACAAGTGATAATTCAACGGAACAAAGAGATGTAA